A DNA window from Macadamia integrifolia cultivar HAES 741 chromosome 4, SCU_Mint_v3, whole genome shotgun sequence contains the following coding sequences:
- the LOC122075474 gene encoding ribosome biogenesis regulatory protein homolog has product METEAQKYEIDLGNLMAFDPHLSFSSLPSDREQLVTECLQKGTELVQAIADVLFNLPSTEDRDGPIVQLPPPTTRLPREKHLPKPQPLTKWELFAKMKGIKKHKKDKIVFDEQTGTWKRRHGYDRVDDDKDVPIIEAKMTDEPGEDPFAKRRVEKKNRVEKQEKNRLGNLKKAAKVGALPSHIQLAATALPITGTQSAPKKVSKDELENVAGMAATATASGGKFDKKLPGEKSAKHPGKYRKFLPVVEGSGMGSQEKQQTEKVLNKLIAKHSHEILDVDKAVTMFNVRKEKRNQRGKSSSMSDKLKPKKNFNKKSSDKGFSKKGPSKKGSSKKGQTK; this is encoded by the exons ATGGAGACGGAAGCCCAGAAGTACGAGATTGACCTTGGGAATCTGATGGCGTTTGATCCTCATCTcagcttctcttctcttccctctgACAG GGAACAACTAGTTACAGAATGCCTCCAGAAAGGCACGGAGCTTGTCCAAGCAATTGCGGATGTTCTTTTCAACTTACCTTCAACAGAAGACAGAGATGGGCCTATTGTACAACTACCTCCACCAACAACAAGATTACCTAGGGAAAAGCAT CTTCCAAAACCTCAGCCACTTACGAAGTGGGAACTGTTTGCCAAAATGAAAG GTataaagaagcacaagaaaGACAAGATTGTGTTTGATGAACAAACCGGTACTTGGAAGCGGCGCCATGGCTATGATCGTGTTGATGATGACAAGGATGTGCCCATCATTGAGGCCAAGATGACTGATG AGCCAGGAGAGGATCCATTTGCCAAGAGACGGGTAGAAAAGAAGAATCGAGTTGAGAAGCAAGAAAAGAACCGGTTGGGGAATTTGAAAAAAGCTGCAAAAGTTGGTGCCTTGCCTAG CCATATTCAACTAGCTGCCACCGCACTGCCCATAACAGGAACCCAAAGTGCACCAAAGAAAGTCAGTAAAGATGAGCTGGAGAATGTGGCTGGAATGGCTGCCACTGCAACAGCTAGTGGTGGGAAGTTTGACAAGAAACTTCCAGGAGAGAAATCAGCAAAACATCCTGGAAAGTATCGCAAG TTCCTCCCCGTAGTTGAAGGATCAGGAATGGGTTCACAAGAGAAGCAGCAAACGGAAAAGGTCCTCAACAAGCTAATCGCCAAGCACTCTCATGAAATACTTGATGTTGATAAG GCTGTAACGATGTTCAatgtgaggaaagagaaaaggaatcAGCGAGGGAAGTCTTCTTCGATGTCAGACAAATTGAAGCCAAAAAAGAACTTCAATAAAAAATCATCAGACAAAGGATTTTCAAAGAAGGGACCATCAAAGAAGGGATCATCAAAGAAGGGACAGACAAAATGA
- the LOC122077574 gene encoding chaperone protein dnaJ 49-like → MDGNKDEALKCLKIGQEALELGDRTRALKFITKARRLDPTLRVDDLLSKVESEFGDPPAPDSSPPNGVFPDEATSSNGPAANSSVRHRGPSNGSSSTSAASYTEEQILIVRQIKKKKEYYDILGLERGCSVEDVRKAYRKLSLKIHPDKNKAPGAEEAFKAVSKAFQCLSDEESRKRYDLVGSDEAVYDRPAARRGPQGFNGFYEADVDAEEIFRNFFFGGMPRATTQFGGFTFGTGTGPSVRTADQDSGNFNVRAILQLLPILLLLLLNFLPSSEPIYALSRSYAYEHRFVTQKGINYFVRTAKFDQEYPPNSPERVEIERQVERAYTSNLAQYCQVELQRRQWGFTIETPHCDRLKELQAMA, encoded by the coding sequence ATGGACGGGAACAAAGACGAGGCTTTGAAGTGCCTGAAAATTGGACAAGAAGCTCTGGAACTAGGTGATCGAACTCGTGCGCTGAAATTTATCACGAAAGCTCGCCGGCTGGATCCAACTCTTCGTGTCGATGATCTCTTGTCGAAGGTAGAAAGTGAATTTGGTGATCCTCCGGCTCCGGATTCATCCCCACCAAATGGTGTTTTCCCCGACGAAGCAACCTCTTCTAACGGGCCTGCGGCTAATTCTTCCGTTAGGCATAGAGGCCCTTCAAATGGGTCTTCGTCGACTTCTGCTGCGTCTTACACAGAGGAGCAGATCTTGATTGTCAGacagataaagaagaagaaggagtaCTATGATATTTTGGGGTTAGAAAGAGGATGCTCTGTCGAAGATGTCCGGAAGGCATATCGAAAACTGTCTCTGAAAATTCATCCTGATAAAAACAAAGCTCCTGGTGCTGAGGAAGCATTTAAGGCGGTTTCAAAAGCATTTCAGTGCCTTAGTGATGAAGAGAGCAGGAAAAGGTACGATCTTGTTGGTTCGGATGAAGCCGTATATGATAGACCTGCAGCTAGGCGAGGACCACAAGGTTTCAATGGCTTCTATGAGGCAGACGTAGATGCTGAGGAGATCTTTAGGAATTTCTTCTTTGGTGGGATGCCTCGGGCAACCACGCAGTTTGGTGGGTTTACTTTTGGTACTGGCACGGGACCAAGTGTAAGAACGGCTGATCAAGACTCTGGAAACTTCAATGTCAGGGCGATTCTTCAGTTACTGCCCATTCTTCTCCTGCTTCTGCTGAACTTCCTCCCATCTTCAGAGCCCATTTATGCTCTATCTAGGTCTTATGCTTATGAACACCGGTTTGTCACTCAAAAGGGTATCAATTATTTTGTTAGGACGGCAAAATTTGATCAAGAGTACCCTCCTAATAGCCCAGAACGTGTGGAGATTGAACGACAAGTTGAGAGAGCCTACACGTCGAATCTTGCACAATATTGCCAGGTTGAGTTGCAGCGGCGCCAATGGGGTTTCACGATTGAGACACCTCATTGTGACAGGTTAAAAGAGTTGCAGGCAATGGCTTGA
- the LOC122077442 gene encoding adenine nucleotide transporter BT1, chloroplastic/mitochondrial-like — protein sequence MSGLRLQAVEDKRDGFLSSSGMGFQWGLQEGSFHPGGLFASVGQMGMGFGVSPNSPNSRDNGLKLPYTDLYLKYVSSPEFGFRIVGIPPESVVGEAEEAFEGLKKKKKNKGGLKLKLKIKNPSLRRLISGAIAGAVSRTAVAPLETIRTHLMVGSSGHSTTEVFNSIMNTDGWKGLFRGNLVNVIRVAPSKAIELFAYDTVRKNLTPKPGEQPILPIPASLVAGAVAGVSSTLCTYPLELIKTRLTIQRGVYKNLLDAFLKILREEGPAELYRGLTPSLIGVVPYAASNYFAYDTLRKTYRKVFKQEEIGNIETLLIGSAAGAIASSATFPLEVARKQMQVGALSGRQIYKNVFHALSSILKQEGIGGLYKGLGPSCMKLVPAAGISFMCYEACKRILVEKEEEEEEEET from the exons ATGTCTGGACTAAGATTGCAAGCCGTAGAAGATAAAAGAGATGGGTTCCTCTCCAGTTCTGGGATGGGCTTCCAATGGGGTCTCCAAGAGGGATCTTTTCACCCAGGAGGCCTATTTGCCAGCGTAGGTCAGATGGGAATGGGTTTTGGTGTTTCGCCGAATTCTCCGAATTCGAGAGACAATGGTTTGAAGCTTCCATACACAGACTTGTATCTGAAGTATGTGTCGTCACCGGAATTTGGTTTCAGGATTGTGGGGATTCCGCCGGAATCGGTGGTGGGTGAGGCTGAGGAGGCATTTgaagggttgaagaagaagaagaagaataagggaGGTCTTAAGCTAAAGTTGAAAATAAAGAATCCTTCCCTGAGGAGGTTGATTAGTGGAGCGATTGCTGGTGCTGTATCGAGGACTGCGGTTGCTCCTTTGGAGACGATAAGGACTCATCTAATGGTGGGGAGCAGTGGGCATTCAACCACTGAAGTCTTCAATTCCATCATGAACACTGATGGATGGAAGGGCCTGTTTAGGGGTAATTTGGTGAATGTGATTCGGGTTGCTCCAAGCAAGGCCATTGAG TTATTTGCTTATGATACAGTTAGGAAAAACTTGACGCCCAAACCTGGAGAGCAGCCTATACTCCCTATCCCAGCCTCATTGGTTGCAGGAGCTGTTGCAGGAGTTAGCTCAACCTTGTGTACCTATCCTCTTGAGCTAATTAAGACTCGTCTAACCATACAG AGAGGTGTGTATAAGAACCTGTTAGATGCTTTCCTGAAAATCTTGCGAGAGGAGGGACCTGCAGAGCTATACAGGGGTCTCACTCCAAGTCTTATTGGAGTGGTCCCTTACGCTGCTAGCAATTACTTCGCTTATGATACACTACGAAAAACTTACCGGAAGGTCTTCAAGCAGGAGGAAATTGGTAACATTGAGACCCTTCTAATTGGATCAGCAGCTGGTGCAATTGCAAGCAGTGCAACTTTCCCACTTGAGGTAGCTCGCAAGCAAATGCAGGTGGGGGCTCTAAGCGGCAGGCAGATCTACAAGAACGTATTTCATGCTCTGTCAAGCATACTCAAACAGGAAGGGATTGGAGGTCTATATAAAGGTTTGGGCCCAAGCTGCATGAAGTTGGTCCCTGCTGCTGGGATTTCATTCATGTGCTATGAGGCATGCAAGAGGATATTGGttgagaaggaggaggaggaggaggaggaggaaacaTAA
- the LOC122075187 gene encoding uncharacterized protein At2g34160, translating to MEEITEGVNNISIVDSHKKNRIQVSNTKKPLFFYVNLAKRYMQQHNEVELSALGMAIATVVTIAEILKNNGLAVEKKITTSTVDMKDESRGRPIQKAKIEIMLGKTENFDELMAAAAEEREAAGDGEEQS from the exons ATGGAAGAGATTACAGAGGGAGTGAATAACATCAGCATCGTCGATTCGCACAAGAAGAATCGGATTCAGGTCTCCAACACTAAGAAGCCGCTTTTCTTCTATGTTAATCTTGCTAAG AGGTACATGCAGCAACATAATGAGGTTGAACTTTCCGCCCTTGGAATGG CTATTGCCACAGTTGTCACCATTGCTGAGATCCTGAAAAACAATGGACTGGCTGTGGAGAAGA AGATCACAACATCTACTGTTGATATGAAAGACGAATCAAGAGGGCGACCCATCCAGAAAGCAAAG ATTGAGATAATGCTTGGGAAGACAGAGAACTTTGATGAGTTGATGGCCGCTGCAGCAGAGGAAAGGGAGGCCGCTGGAGATGGAGAGGAGCAAAGCTGA